In Ananas comosus cultivar F153 linkage group 14, ASM154086v1, whole genome shotgun sequence, the genomic stretch CTGTGGTCCTGTTCATGCTGATCAATGGCATCACCTAGTGATGTTTCATTATTTTTGTGCACATATTTGCTGCAGCTTCCTGTGCAGAAAATCCAAGGATAAAAGGCCAGATTGATAGATCAGTGCCACTCATACTACTTTTAATGCCACTGTTGATGTCAACCATAAAACCATTATTAGGGATGCGATCTTCTCTTTCTGATGTACATCCTATGCATGTAGGAAATCCATGGCAACTATTCTCTGGCTTCATCCCTCGTTGTTTCCTACCCCATGGATATATCCTTGTCAGATAGAAACGTAAATTTGAACCATCGACTGCTACCAAATGAGAAAAGAAATCCCTCTCTGGGCTTGATTTTAATTTGGTCAGTAAACAATAAGACAAGCATGATTTTACACATTAAACGTATTACATTCTGCGAGTCACTGGACTTGATGGAATCTGCTAGAAACACTTAATTGATATCCAGCCGGGTTTGAATCCGAGGATGAACGTCCCattcattctttcttttcaGTTTGATGCTATAAAATGGTTAAATACTGGTCTACAGCCTATGGAAACAACATTTCGCAACCACGGCAATCAACATAAGCCCATCTAATGAGTTCGCAaacttccaaaaaaaaaaaaaagaaaaaaagaaaaagaaaaagaacttgTCAACATACTCGGGCTGAAACTAACATTTCTGAAATAGtaacttaatagcaaaaaatttGCAAAACTGTGGTTCTTGTTCTCACTAATTTACATCTGCAGAGAGCATAAGCTCAAGCTCCCGCATGGGTCCAAGAAATCACAAAGGAAGAACAGACCTTGTATTGTTCCGAGCATTTTTTCGTCCTAGCCCTAATCCCAACCCCAAGGGTGAATTCTCactctttttcttattatgATTGCCCTGTGAAGAACTCACACAGCCATGATGAGATTTTGAGGCTTTAGAGTGAGCGTGATCGCAAACATGGCCGTTGCAGTTGCCGTGATCAGAGTGTCTCTCACCATTCAAAGAAACTAAGCTTCTCGTCTGAATCAACCCCATTTCCTCATCAGACGGCAATGGCTGCTCCGGAACCTCAGTGTCCTCGTTGTAGCCGCTTATCAGGAAGTCGGAACAGTTCTTGCGGATTCCATGATCGTATGGGTTTCTGAAACGGCCGCCCGGCCCCCTGAGATAGCTGTATCGCATGGCATTTGCCAATTCGTTTGTTGTTATGTTCCGTGAGATCTGCAATGAGATAAAAAGGAGGTTTAGTTTCTCGACCAAAATAATAGTTGCGAGAACCAAGTTATCGTACCTGTGATGCTTGCACTACAGTTAGAATTGCAACgccgaagaaaagaaaaaagtccgCTAATAAAAATGCTACTGCACCAGAATGATTAGTAGCAGAATACTTCAACCATGCACCAAATGATGCCGGAGAAGTTGGATCTCTCACAATACCTACAttgaattaatcaaaatttcagAATATTAAGTGATGATAGTCAATACATAAGGAAAAGCACAGAAAAAATTAAAGCCTCATAAGTGACATACATTTGATGGTTACTGCACCGGTGATAACCATGGCAAAAACTTCTAGAACAAGAAATATAAAGAAATCCAACTTATTTTTCTGCAATTACAAGCCCAATCATATGTGGTATTAGAACGCAGGATAAAAAAGCTCATGGTAATAGGAATAGCCGGTGCTTCAAGtacaatttttaatgattgagctagaaagaaaaattagatgCAATACCTTGCCAATGCAATTAGATACCCAAGGACAATGGTGGTCAAACTGCTCAACACATCGATCACATGTTGAACAATGCTTTGATCGCAGAGGCCTAACAATCTAAGTCAagtagttttaaattaaaatatatcacaAACTCCAAAAAATAGTAGAAATAAATCCATTGTTGCAAATGAAATGAAGTACCTTGCATGTTGCACATAGCTGGGACCAATTCCCTGTCAATAGAACAGGATTGTCTGGTTCCATTTTAAGCAACGGTtcctaaaacaaaaaaattcaatgaTTAGAAGTCTGTCAATTTTCAAGCATTACCAATAGTTTGTGGCTTTGAAGATGGCATATCTGTAAAACAACAAAACTTTAGAACTCTAGAAATATTGCATGTGGCACGGATTTCTTCCAATTTGTGCTTTATcaacaattttaaaagataaatatgACAAGAAATGAAAATAAGAAGCAGCAGACAATAATTAGATATCCATAATATCAGCTTTAAATAATCACTTCTACATTGACTAAGATCATCCAACTTACATCATCTCTAAAATTTTGTGAATCACGCATGTTCATTCTGATAAAACCAGGATCTTTCCTGCAGAAATACACAGTACAATGAGATGGATCACCAAACAACCAAAATGCCGTGTCTCTGCCATGTGGCAGAGGATAAAGGTATATTGTGTAATGATTGattataaaatagtatttgtttGCTTGGAAGCGTAAACTTTTGGGAATTTCATAGCCCAACCAATTAAAGAGGCAATACTAATAGAAAAGCAGATCTGAGATTCCATTTTCACTGACAAATGCTAGAATGAGAATAAAGGTTAGTGCAACAAGCGATAAAACATCGAGTATCATGCCTTTTGATTTTATGGAATTTTTTGTCAATGCTCACCAGTGCTTATGTACTTCGATTAACAGAATGTCTAAAGTTAATCTTGGCACATCAGTACATATCAAAATACCGATAACAAGTTTATAACTTACATGCTtaacaataatattattatcaAGTTACTGTAAACGGATGATCATGACACAGATGACAATGTTTCCATGTTAGCATTTAAATGTTTCAATACAGCATTATCTTGATTCCTTATCTTGATTCCAAGACATCAGGTGTTTGTAACCGTCACACATTCTGCAATAAAACATAACCGAAAATCATATTTGCTCAACCTGAGAAACATGACTTACCTGCTACACCTATGAAACATGACTAGACCAGCAGTGGCAAAGAAAACACCGGACCACTCAAACAGCATGAATGCAGctgtaaaattcaaaagataaaatcctgcaaaagaacaaaaaaattcagaattcattaaaatttttattccatAGAATGGTTATGCTTTGACTCGCCAAATGTAAAGCACCTGAGACGACTGAACGTATATATGTGAGAAGCAATGTCATTATGGTACACCAGAGGAGAGGAGCAAGTCCTAATTTTGATAGCTTTCCAAGCCGGCTGTTTCCATCGAAACGCCTGTCAAATACTCTTCGAGCATTTTCCTGCCAACATAAATTTGAAGTAGGTTCAATCAGATCATAACCATAAATATAGTTTCTACCATGGGACTGAAACGAAATTAGAAAAAGAAGCAATCTCTCGAAACTgtcattggaaaaaaaaaatgccatgTAGTTATTTTCTCAGCAATTCAATAAATCTACACATAGAACATAGAAACAATGAAGTAACTAAAAATGTGTTGAAAACTAACTACATACGAAATAAGGACAAGGGCAAATACTCTTCTCAGCAATTTTCTCAGTTTTGAAGTTCTCTGAACAAGGgcaattaaaaattaactaaaaattatcGACTTCCACGGATAAAAGAGAAGAGCCCACCCGAGCTAACACTGGCCTCCAACTAACATCCAGGGtagaaataaaagtttaatGCTAAGGAAAGAGAAAATATGAACCTTTTATTCCAATAAGTATTCGGGAAAAAAACTGGGACGCATGTAAATGGCTGTTTGGGCAGCACTACACAGAATATCAGCTATTTGTCCCACAAATTTTCTTATACACAAGAAAAGTTTAGGGAGATTATCAAAAAGATTGACAAATATCACTAACActggaaaaaaatataaaatcactagATGATATCAAACAACCAATATATTGACTACTACAGATTCTGCATACATACAAGGAAAAAAGCAACTTGGCGATGACTCTTATCAGAAGCAAGCTGGGCTGGAGTTAAACCAGACTTATCTTGAACCATCAAGTCTTCCTTTTTCCCAGCTTGAACTAAAACAGTGCACGCCTCAAGATTCCCCCTTATAGCTGCCCAATGAAGAGGAGTGCAACCtaatgacaatgtttaaagcAACAACACAAGTTAATACATGGACATGGTGTTCAATAACAGATAAAGAATTACAAGCACATTATTACCCTCTTTATCTTGCCGGACCCTGTAAGCATCCAGAAATAAAAGAAGACGTATACAATCAGCGAATCCCTTGTAAGCAGACCTACAAGCTCCGACATGTAATGAAAAGAGTTAGTTAGAAAAGCAAAGGATTATTTGCCAGTACCATAGGTGAAGACGACAAGGTGCAATTGACTTTTAAGGCACATCTGCTGATCCAAAAACAAACTCACAATGTAAAAGAACTGTTAATAACATATTGATTATGCAAGTTTTTTGTGAACAGAAAACTGGTAGGCAACAAAGATTTTCCCTGGTTTTAGTGTTACTGACTTAATGAAGCATGCATGTTATGGTAGAATACAGTAAAATTTAGAAGATTGTAGTCGGCTAGTGGGAAATTGCTCAACTATTATTTATGTGAAAATGCCACACAAGAAAGGTAAAAGCATGGTTGGTTCTGTACCAATGCAGAGGGCTTCTTCCATCATTATCAGGGACATCAGGATAAGCATTCCATTTGGCCACGATATTGCAGAGAAATGCTGTTTGACCATACTGGGCTGCCACATGGGCAGTCTGCAGTTaaacagtaaataaataaaattctttCAAGTTAGCAGCTGTAGCTGAGTCATGAACTCATGATGGAGGATAAATAGATAATAGTTAAGAAGTCTGTCAGATAAAGGCGTCAACCCAATCAGTTAGTCTGAACACACAGACAGCACAATCATTAACAGTTCGAATCTGAAGAAAAAGGTTGATCCCTTCTCCGCAAGAAAAGGTTAATGCATGCCTCCAATTACAATGGCATGTCTAAAAACTATTCATTGTGGATGTTTTGGCCACCATCTCAGCATTTGCAACTTAGTAATGTCATCAGACCAGTGTTCAAAAAAGCAGCCCTGCCAGCCACCATGGTAGAAAACCACCTCCACCTTTTCTAGTATATCCTATGGTGAGCGTCCATGTCAGAATGGGCAAAGGTGGACTGCTATAGTGGGTCTAACCTGCAATTTCACCCGCTATATGGGCTACCTTACTCTCTTTAATGGGTATAGTCATGTCTCAAATGGGTTACAAAACATAATATTTAATGAAAATGGTCTCTTATTGTTTTCCCTGTCTAAGCAAATTATGAATCTCTGAGAATAGGGCAGTGGCAagtaaaccatagggtattctCAGATTGCAAAGAGATCGGCAGAAGCAGAAGAGAAATCTCCTCCCTGCAAAGGACAGGCTTTGACGTCAAGCCTCGCCAACAGGTCCATTCTGATTGCCGTCCAATAAACAAGACATATTGTTTGCAGTATAACTTGCTTACGCTATTTCTCTGTCAATACCGAAAGCACTTGATCCTATCAGCAAGTTAAGTGAGGCTTTACTAATACGACTGAATCTGGCAAGAGCATTAGATCATGTAATAGAATATAGAAGAAAAAACTACTAATAATCAAGTAAATAATAAGACTAAAAGTACTCTTCGGAATCAAACCTGGTATCCATTCAAATCTGCAGCATCAACACGAGCACCTTCTTTCAGGAGGAGCTCCGCAATCTGGATTTGGCCACGCACTGCGCTCCAGTGAAGTGCTGTCTGACCCATGTTATCTGTGGCATTCACATCTCCTCCATGCTGCCCAAACACTGTAGAAATTAGTCAAAGACGATACTAATAGTAGAGTACAGGATCCCTCTAAATGACCCCCTGCACGACAGCTTGACTCAGCTTTAGCATATAGAGGTTCAAACCGTAACACTTTAACTGCCCTTTAAGTTTCCGCTTATATGATTGTCACGTGCTCAATTCTGATCAATTTTAATGGTAACTTCTAACAGGCAACCAGAAATGCAAACTCAGGGCTGTAAAGAGCCGCACTTtcatttagggcatgtttggttcacctattttagactaaggaatcggaatggaattcattgattccgatagttgccgtttgttttataggaatcggattccgattttcattccactccggaatgagaatggccaaatccatttatgatccaatccggctttgaattccggattggctcattccaaagtaaactattcaaaatcctctttcatcaacacctacctcctctccctttatcacttttctctctcttaatcaagaCCCTatctcaaatattttaaattttcatttcgatttccattccaataatgaaccaaatatttttggatgattcgtcattccattttccattccaaagcaatcAAATTCTATTTCCcatttctattccaatcatgaaccaagcATGCCCTTAGTGTTTCTTAAAGTGGAACATGACAACAGCACTATCTGAAGTTTTCTCCAGAGGAATataaagaaatagaaatttCCTCATGTATACGAACTGTGTTCGATTG encodes the following:
- the LOC109720241 gene encoding protein S-acyltransferase 24-like isoform X3, whose translation is MDTRLPMWQPSMVKQHFSAISWPNGMLILMSLIMMEEALCIACRSAYKGFADCIRLLLFLDAYRVRQDKEGCTPLHWAAIRGNLEACTVLVQAGKKEDLMVQDKSGLTPAQLASDKSHRQVAFFLENARRVFDRRFDGNSRLGKLSKLGLAPLLWCTIMTLLLTYIRSVVSGFYLLNFTAAFMLFEWSGVFFATAGLVMFHRCSRKDPGFIRMNMRDSQNFRDDEPLLKMEPDNPVLLTGNWSQLCATCKIVRPLRSKHCSTCDRCVEQFDHHCPWVSNCIGKKNKLDFFIFLVLEVFAMVITGAVTIKCIVRDPTSPASFGAWLKYSATNHSGAVAFLLADFFLFFGVAILTVVQASQISRNITTNELANAMRYSYLRGPGGRFRNPYDHGIRKNCSDFLISGYNEDTEVPEQPLPSDEEMGLIQTRSLVSLNGERHSDHGNCNGHVCDHAHSKASKSHHGCVSSSQGNHNKKKSENSPLGLGLGLGRKNARNNTRSVLPL
- the LOC109720241 gene encoding protein S-acyltransferase 24-like isoform X1, whose amino-acid sequence is MAPEIEAAEEPREAGGSAGAGGGGGEEALKDDVYTAAAYGDMEKLQRLVEAEGRSVADPDALGYRALQWAALNNCTAAARYIIEHGGDVNATDNMGQTALHWSAVRGQIQIAELLLKEGARVDAADLNGYQTAHVAAQYGQTAFLCNIVAKWNAYPDVPDNDGRSPLHWSAYKGFADCIRLLLFLDAYRVRQDKEGCTPLHWAAIRGNLEACTVLVQAGKKEDLMVQDKSGLTPAQLASDKSHRQVAFFLENARRVFDRRFDGNSRLGKLSKLGLAPLLWCTIMTLLLTYIRSVVSGFYLLNFTAAFMLFEWSGVFFATAGLVMFHRCSRKDPGFIRMNMRDSQNFRDDEPLLKMEPDNPVLLTGNWSQLCATCKIVRPLRSKHCSTCDRCVEQFDHHCPWVSNCIGKKNKLDFFIFLVLEVFAMVITGAVTIKCIVRDPTSPASFGAWLKYSATNHSGAVAFLLADFFLFFGVAILTVVQASQISRNITTNELANAMRYSYLRGPGGRFRNPYDHGIRKNCSDFLISGYNEDTEVPEQPLPSDEEMGLIQTRSLVSLNGERHSDHGNCNGHVCDHAHSKASKSHHGCVSSSQGNHNKKKSENSPLGLGLGLGRKNARNNTRSVLPL
- the LOC109720241 gene encoding protein S-acyltransferase 24-like isoform X2 — encoded protein: MGQTALHWSAVRGQIQIAELLLKEGARVDAADLNGYQTAHVAAQYGQTAFLCNIVAKWNAYPDVPDNDGRSPLHWSAYKGFADCIRLLLFLDAYRVRQDKEGCTPLHWAAIRGNLEACTVLVQAGKKEDLMVQDKSGLTPAQLASDKSHRQVAFFLENARRVFDRRFDGNSRLGKLSKLGLAPLLWCTIMTLLLTYIRSVVSGFYLLNFTAAFMLFEWSGVFFATAGLVMFHRCSRKDPGFIRMNMRDSQNFRDDEPLLKMEPDNPVLLTGNWSQLCATCKIVRPLRSKHCSTCDRCVEQFDHHCPWVSNCIGKKNKLDFFIFLVLEVFAMVITGAVTIKCIVRDPTSPASFGAWLKYSATNHSGAVAFLLADFFLFFGVAILTVVQASQISRNITTNELANAMRYSYLRGPGGRFRNPYDHGIRKNCSDFLISGYNEDTEVPEQPLPSDEEMGLIQTRSLVSLNGERHSDHGNCNGHVCDHAHSKASKSHHGCVSSSQGNHNKKKSENSPLGLGLGLGRKNARNNTRSVLPL